From the Halalkalicoccus sp. CGA53 genome, one window contains:
- a CDS encoding NAD-dependent deacylase, whose amino-acid sequence MDDPLDRLADAILDGKETVVLTGAGVSTASGIPDFRGEGGIWGREFDPASFHRRRFDRDPEGFWDDRLRLHERLFPEEVAPNAAHEALATLESNGHLDAVITQNTDGLHAAAGSGTVIELHGNAARVVCESCGDRSSADEAFECVRAGGSPPTCPCGGVHKPDVVLFGESLPREAIERARGYATDCDVFLAIGSSLTVEPAASLPRIASRNGAFCAVVNLERTPMSGRADLDLRADVTEVLPALSAGLR is encoded by the coding sequence ATGGACGACCCTCTCGACCGGCTGGCGGACGCGATCCTCGACGGAAAGGAGACGGTCGTGCTCACCGGCGCCGGGGTGAGCACCGCCTCCGGCATCCCCGACTTCCGGGGCGAGGGCGGCATCTGGGGCCGGGAGTTCGATCCAGCCTCCTTCCACCGACGCCGCTTCGATCGCGATCCGGAGGGGTTCTGGGACGACCGCCTCAGACTCCACGAGCGTCTCTTTCCCGAGGAGGTCGCGCCGAACGCCGCGCACGAAGCGCTCGCGACCCTCGAATCGAACGGGCACCTCGACGCCGTGATCACGCAGAACACCGACGGGCTGCACGCTGCGGCCGGGTCGGGCACCGTAATCGAACTCCACGGGAACGCCGCGCGGGTCGTCTGTGAGTCCTGTGGGGATCGCTCGTCCGCCGACGAGGCCTTCGAGTGCGTCCGAGCGGGCGGGTCGCCTCCCACCTGTCCCTGTGGCGGCGTCCACAAACCCGACGTGGTGCTCTTCGGGGAGTCCCTGCCGCGGGAGGCGATCGAACGGGCACGGGGATACGCGACCGACTGCGACGTCTTCCTCGCGATCGGCTCCTCGTTGACCGTCGAACCCGCGGCCTCGCTGCCCCGGATCGCCTCGCGGAACGGCGCGTTCTGTGCGGTCGTCAACCTCGAACGGACCCCGATGAGCGGCCGGGCCGACCTCGACCTCCGGGCGGACGTCACCGAGGTGCTCCCGGCGCTCTCCGCGGGGCTCCGGTGA
- the cofH gene encoding 7,8-didemethyl-8-hydroxy-5-deazariboflavin synthase subunit CofH, whose translation MARSVVPVDVPRERFRFSHLPESEQSFENALAKARSGERLDVEDGVALLTTGTGFDGIDVERKEAVLEVADTRRAETVGDEVTFVANLNNNVTTACDTGCLFCNFKDTASYFETDSETDHDGFTKTPAESREIVEDALDLGIYEVCSVSGLHPALSLDGEHRELLAARGPDPTIHSKPPERYATDPGTYCEQIEAMSVDEVHVHSMTPEEAAHARRGTEWSYEEVFRRLKRAGLDSVPGTAAEILVDEVREVICPTKISSREWIEAMEAAAAVGLDTTATIMYGHVENERHRVVHLDRIRELQDRTGAITEFVPLSFVHENTPLYRRGLVDGGASHHEDELLISVSRLYLDNVENVQSSWVKYGDNGGLRMLTCGANDYMGTILSEEITKRAGGAHGEFRSFTDYVEAITSIGRTPVERSTDYRTRRRIDVDSPPFGPTLGPRADGTPMVPDPQV comes from the coding sequence ATGGCCCGATCGGTCGTTCCCGTGGACGTTCCGCGCGAACGCTTTCGCTTCTCTCACCTCCCGGAGAGCGAGCAGTCCTTCGAGAACGCGCTCGCGAAGGCCCGGTCGGGCGAGCGGCTCGACGTCGAGGACGGGGTCGCGCTGCTCACCACGGGGACCGGGTTCGACGGGATCGACGTCGAGCGAAAGGAGGCGGTGCTCGAGGTCGCGGACACCCGACGCGCGGAGACGGTCGGCGACGAGGTCACGTTCGTCGCGAACCTGAACAACAACGTCACGACCGCCTGCGACACGGGCTGTCTCTTCTGTAACTTCAAGGACACGGCGAGCTACTTCGAGACGGACTCGGAGACGGACCACGACGGCTTCACGAAGACGCCCGCGGAGTCGCGCGAGATCGTCGAGGACGCTCTCGATCTCGGGATCTACGAGGTCTGTTCGGTCTCGGGACTGCACCCCGCGCTCTCGCTCGACGGGGAACACAGGGAGCTGCTCGCCGCTCGCGGGCCGGATCCGACGATCCACTCCAAACCGCCAGAGCGGTACGCGACCGATCCGGGGACCTACTGCGAGCAGATCGAGGCGATGAGCGTCGACGAGGTGCACGTCCACTCGATGACGCCCGAGGAGGCCGCCCACGCGAGGCGGGGCACGGAGTGGAGCTACGAGGAGGTCTTCCGACGGCTGAAACGCGCCGGGCTCGACTCCGTACCGGGGACCGCCGCGGAGATCCTCGTCGACGAGGTACGCGAGGTGATCTGTCCGACGAAGATCAGCTCGCGAGAGTGGATCGAGGCGATGGAGGCGGCCGCGGCGGTCGGCCTCGACACCACGGCGACGATCATGTACGGCCACGTCGAGAACGAACGCCACCGGGTCGTACACCTCGACCGGATCAGGGAGCTCCAGGACCGAACGGGCGCGATCACCGAGTTCGTCCCGCTCTCGTTCGTCCACGAGAACACACCACTCTACCGGCGAGGACTGGTCGACGGCGGGGCGAGCCACCACGAGGACGAACTGCTGATCTCGGTCTCCCGGCTCTACCTCGACAACGTCGAGAACGTCCAGTCGAGCTGGGTGAAGTACGGCGACAACGGTGGGCTCAGGATGCTCACCTGCGGCGCAAACGACTACATGGGGACGATCCTCTCCGAAGAGATCACGAAGCGCGCCGGCGGTGCCCACGGCGAGTTCCGCTCCTTTACCGACTACGTCGAGGCGATCACGTCGATCGGGCGAACTCCGGTCGAGCGCTCGACGGACTACCGGACGAGGCGCCGGATCGACGTGGATAGCCCGCCGTTCGGACCGACGCTCGGCCCGCGCGCCGACGGCACGCCGATGGTTCCCGATCCCCAGGTATAG
- a CDS encoding metal-dependent hydrolase: MNTTHGAVGAAMASVVVLLSPAFATAAAVGAIAGSLLPDVDLFVGEHRRTLHYPVLGWSVALPALGLAALVPSPASVVIGFFLLGLAVHSTMDAFGAGTEVRPWEATSDRGVYAHVPGTWLRARRWVRYDGAPEDLALCALASLPAVLLFDGVIRWLVLGGLLLSVPYTVFRKRIPEIEARLLE; this comes from the coding sequence ATGAACACCACCCACGGGGCCGTCGGCGCGGCGATGGCGTCCGTGGTGGTCCTCCTCTCTCCCGCCTTCGCGACGGCTGCGGCGGTCGGCGCGATCGCGGGGAGCCTCCTCCCCGACGTCGACCTCTTCGTCGGCGAGCACCGCCGGACGCTTCACTACCCCGTCCTCGGGTGGTCCGTCGCGCTCCCGGCACTCGGGTTGGCCGCGCTCGTCCCCTCCCCCGCGAGCGTTGTGATCGGGTTCTTCCTCCTCGGCCTCGCGGTGCACTCGACGATGGACGCCTTCGGCGCCGGAACCGAGGTCCGACCGTGGGAGGCGACCTCGGACCGAGGGGTCTACGCCCACGTGCCCGGGACCTGGCTCCGCGCGCGGCGGTGGGTCCGTTACGACGGCGCGCCCGAAGACCTCGCGCTCTGTGCGCTCGCCTCGCTCCCGGCCGTTCTGCTCTTCGACGGGGTGATCCGCTGGCTCGTCCTCGGCGGTCTCCTGCTCTCGGTCCCCTACACAGTGTTCAGGAAACGGATCCCGGAGATCGAAGCCCGGCTCCTGGAATGA